The DNA sequence tattattattattattattattattattattattattattagagttcaCCAGGCAATTACAGGGTGTAGAatggagaattttaaaaatatatctgtatatctatatatagtaGCAAGAAATATGTTATGCTATTACCTGTATGCAAATATTATTTAGGAGCTCATCCTATACTGATTGAGAGGTAGTGTTATCTAGTGGTTTCAGTTTTGGataagattctggagaccagggtttgattcccagcttgaccatggaaacccactgggtgaccttggttgagtTACACATTCTCAGCTCCAAAAAACCTTACAATAGATTCATCTTGGAGTCATCATaagagaaacaatttgaagacacacaacaacaacctatgcTGATAGGCTTATGAGGCAACAAATACTTCCTGGCCTGAAAGGAGAGTCAAGGTGGTCCATTGGACAGACTGTCCGATTCTGTGCTTCATTTTCAAAATGAGATATGCTTATTTCAATGTGGATAAAAGCACTATTGGCATGTCATAGTGTTGTCTGAGTAAATCCCAGTTTACTTAAAccaatttttaataaattttccTTTATGGCCGCTTTATACAATCACTGAACTACACATATATGAAGATAAGATGAACTCTGCTAACTCAGATTAAAAGTTCATCTTATATGAATATGTTTGTATAACCAGAAGGTCTGAATACTTTATGCCCACAGAAATGTATGGTTTCTAGCCTACCTAACAAAATAATGCCAAGCCAAACCTTTAAGGAAAATTTAAATGCCTATAAAAATTTATACTTAATACTTAAATACTTAATGCATATAGGAAAAAAAGGAGTTTTCCAAAATTGTAACATAAGGTCCATAATTTGTGCTTGTTGGAAAAGCAAATAAAAGGTTACCAAAGTGATACAAACTTGTCTGCTGCTTTTGTTCCTCTGATCAGTCTGAGTTTGTGTGTCAATTACTCTCTCCTAACACAACATTCCAGACCCAGTTTAACCAATTTCAAATGTTCAGCCCCTCTAGTCCTCTGTAATActtggcatttttaaaacaggCTGCTGCCAAAAGCATTGTTACCATCTCCTTATGAAGCAATACCTATCCAGTAGCTTTGATAAACAATTAGTAATTATTAACCCTCAGCCTTATAACAGTATTGTTCCTgtagaattcctgcatggcagggggttagactggatggccgttgtcatctcttccaactctatgattctatgattctattctggtAAGTGGCATATGATTATCACTTCTCCTCCTACTTCTCAATTATCATTAAGACTTATTGAAATAACGGAGCATTTTGAAAATGCATCTGCCCTGTTTGCAACCACGCTGAATTTGTGacaatctgaacaaatctgtgGATCTCTTTCCATCCAATCAAGATTGGTTTCCAGGGTCAACCTTTGACCAAGTTTCAAATCTCAGTTGTGCTTCTGTAAATAAGCAACGGAAAATAAACATTTACCAAAGAAGAAGGGGCTGAATGCTTGCAAGTGACTTCGTGcttcccacattttaaaaatgaggtctttacatatttttaatgCTGGACGAAAGCACAGTGCAATTGACAAGACAAACTCTATTCTTCAAAGCATTTGTCAGCTACCTTTGTGGATTTTACCTACTTTCTTTTTCTGGAGCATTTCGGATGGGGGGAAGGTGCTGGTAATACCTGTGGATGGCAGTCACTGGCTCAGTATCCATCCAGTTATGGAACACCTTCAACAGAGAGGACATGAAGTAGTAGTTGTTGCTCCTGAAGCAAACTTGTGGATGAAACCGTCTGGATCCTACACAATGAAAACATTTCCTGTCAACTACACAACAGAATACTTAAAAACCGAATTCCAAAAGCTTGGCCACAGGATTTTTGCACGCCAGCCTTTCCTAGTGAAAATGACACAGACTTTTGAAAAAATAAGAAATGTTACAACACTTATCTTTGATAACTGCAAGCAACTCTTGTACAACAAAGAACTGATTACATACCTTGAAGAAAACCAATTTGATGTTGTATTTATAGATCCAGTGTCTCCATGTGGACAAATTTTGGCTGAGTATTTATCTCTTCCTTCAGTTTACTACTTACGTGGAATCCCATGTGGTTTAGACTTGGAGGCAACCCAGTGTCCAAATCCACATTCTTATGTCCCAAAGTTCTTCACTGGCAATTCAGATCATATGACATTTAATCAGAGAGTGAAGAATTTTTTGGTTGGATCACTGGAATTTTTGATATGCTATCTTCTGTACTCACCATATGAAGTTCTGAGCAAAGAATTCCTACATCGAGACATGACAGTAAAAGAGCTCTATAGTCAAGCATCTATTTGGCTTCTACGCTATGACTTTGTGTTTGAATATCCAAGGCCCATTATGCCCAAcatggtcttcataggaggtatAAACTGTAGAAGAGAAAGTCCACTAATTCAGGTTAGTTCTTTTTTTCCGTTGTTACACATAATTTTCAGAGTTTTAGCTTTAAAGAAGAAGGATAAGATTTATTAATGTAGAGACATCTGGTGTGGGGGGCGGGAGTACTGGGGGTGGGATGTCCAGGCGGGACTTCCAGTAGGATTTCCAGGGCTGGGGAAACGGAGGCGTGGGGCCGGAAAGCATCCATACAGGTGGGAGAAATAGCCACGCGGGTGGGGAAGCACTGTGCAGGCCATGGAAACAGCCACCCAGGCTGCAGAAAGAGCTATCCACCATAACTAGGAGGCTTCTAGCACATATCTTCATGTGCATGCTAATAACTTGATTCATAATGTCCTCTATCACTTAATATTATATGATGTTATATATTGTATGAATCCTGAAACTCCAGCCTCTTACCACGACAGAATCTAAGACTAGATGTATATTCTCTTTGGCCCAGCACTGTTGTTATTTTCTATTAAGGGATGAGACATCTTGGTTCTTTAAAGAAATCAAGGCATTTTCCcccttgtttttttccccttggttAGGGGGATATGGATGTACTGTTGATTGTATAAAAATGCAGTTAAATAGttctgaattaaaacaaaaatgttatcAGGAAATCAAAGTTAATATTATGGACCTTAGCATATGGCTGAGGTGTAAAatgcactgttgttgttaactgcccttgagtcatacTTAaccaatggcaaccctatctatgagacatctccaagtccccctattctccactgctctgcttatgatttgtagattcatgcccatgacctctctgattgcaTCTTTCTATCTTTCTGTTGCCCTCCACCAttcttagcattattgtgttttccaaaGAATCATGCCTtttcttgatgtggccaaagtacggcagcctcaatttgatcatcttggcttccagggatgtGTCTGGCTATATCtgctcaaagacccatttgtttgtccttgtggttgttcatggtatcctcaacactcttcttcaGTACCACATCACAAATGTGATGTTTTCCTTCTTATCtgccttcttaactgtccagctctcacatccatacatggtaatagggaatacaatggcttggatgattcttactttaatgttcagttgtatacaGTGGGGTGTGCCGACTGCAGCTAGTGACAtctcagggtgtgtgtgtgtgtgtgtgtgtgtgtgtgtgtgtgtgtgtgtttgtgtgtgtacatctgATGGAGTGGTACACTCTGTGGGACTGGTGTGGCTACTGGGTGAATGAGAAAGGGCATCAcatccctttctcacttgctcagcagctccaccagacccCAAATGGCCCTCCATAGGCTGTAGTCGAGGCTGCTGGAGGTGACAGTACCTTATATTTGGGCTCCAGCATGGCTGCTGCTACTGCACGACCAAAACATTTCTCTGGAGACTGCATCAGTCTGCTCTCCTACTGCTTCCTttacaccaggtgacatcaaccATAGGGATGCCACTGGTTGTGTATctatcttgtctagtttcttcataactgcccttcccattcccagtcttcttctgatttcttgactgcagtctccattctgatcaatcttTGTTCAAAGGTAGGAATCCATGGACTGAGAAATATTAAAATGTGATAGATGCAAGTCTTAATAGCAGTTAAAATCTTTTACAATACAATGCTGAAATGTTCTATTGCTCTAGAATAGTGATTCTGATCTAGATAACCTTAATCTTTCTTATCAAGTTGAGGTGGACAGCTCTACAGTGACCATTACAGTGAAACAAAACAGTCTTAATTCCCAGCAAAATAGTTTTGTCACATCTTACTCTGTTGTAATACGTGTTCAAGATCAATGGTAAAAATTTCTTATGTGGTCTAATTGTGTTATTATATGTACAGCTTTTTTGAACTGTTTTGGGAGGCATCTTTTGTCAAAACAATATATTCACCAATGTTTCTTCCTTTCTAGCTACCTATTACAGCAAGAATGCTGCTTAAACTGAAAATGTACTCAGATTATGTGGTATAAATGACACAAATAATCTTGACTGGGGTTTATTTTGTAGGAATTTGAAGCCATAGTAAATCAATCAGGTGAACATGGCATTGTCGTGTTTTCCTTGGGTTCAATGGTCTCTGAAATTCCAATGAAAAAAGCCATGGAAATTGCTGAAGGACTGGGAACAATACCTCAGACggtaagaaaggaaagaatggggaacatttgtttatatttttttaaagtataaaacaATGTTTTTCATCTTGCATATGTCacatcatgttttaaaaatgactcTGAAGCTGGTGTTTAGTTTTCCTAACTAGATATGCATTCTTTTAAAGTGAGGGCAGTTGTCATTTAAAGCAAACAGGTTGCAATAATTATATTATTCAAGTGGAACAATGCAGAAATCCCCCGTGATCTTTATCTATGCAAATAAATGTGAGATAATATTGGTTCGCTCTTGTTCCTGGGCTATTCATGACAGCCACTTGGAGCCCACAAACCAGAATAATCTGTTGGCATGAATAATTAGGTGGCATAAAATGGCCTAAGTAAAATTAACCATTTCAGTACCTAAAGTATAAAAACATTATCTGGTAAAATATTGCCTTCTGTGTAACACTTTGGCCCAATTCTTGTGTTAATTCAATAGCTCTCTCACACATTATTATGAGAATAAAACTCAAGGAATAGGTTAAAATATGATACTCAGAAGCAGTGGCATCCCCAGgcttggtgtcactcagtgcaagGGAGCCGCTGGGAGGATGATGGCTTCCCCACTTGCTTGCTCAGCTACCTGATCATCAGGGACGTAGACAAGGGGGAGGGtctgtggggtccggacccccttttgttaaatacaatgaatggtgtgcgctgccacgccgctgcgcccaagccccattataatggtgacgcttagtctggaccccctccttcccaaaatcttggctacgtccctgtgatcATCCAGGGTTGCTGGGGAGGAGGCCAGGCAAGTGAGgcaatgggaggagagagaagggacaTGTTTGTCCCTTCTCCTTTGCCACTGCCGGACTtccttctgaggagggagctCAGCAGGGCGAAGCCAGAAGGGGCATgctcttccctctttcttctcttgctTCTTTTCTCACTTGCCCCTCTCCTCTCTGGCAGAAACAGCTGCCATGTGGTGGCCTACCCTGCCCTCCTTTCATCCTCTCCTGCTGCCTCATTGATGCCCAGCGAGGACTGCCAGGAATGCCATAGGCAAGTGAGACAGCAGGAGTGGACAGAAGGGGTACACACTATCTCTCCTCTTCTTCCGGTACCTTGGCTTTCTCCTCATGGAGAGAGCCAGGATGGTGGAGAAGAAGGGGCCTGACTGGCTGTCACcgctcttctgaggtgtcacccagtttgGGCTGTAccaccctaatgatgccactgcacaGAAGAAATTGATATTTAGCCattgaaatatttattaaaaatcttggttcctatttatacttgctggattcaaactctgaactaaacatagttttttgtgggttttttgggctatgtggccatgttcaataTGATTTTATAGATATACATTTCGCCAGtgctgtcaggaagaaactcttatagtacatggccagatagcctgaaaaccccacaaaaaactatggatgcagacCATGAAAGTTCACATCTGAACTAAACCTTTATATTGTTTTGTCTGCAATTTTTAATCCACTGACCTTAATTAAAATCTTTTCTTAGTGACTCACTAGCACAGTTCAGACATCCTCTCAAACAGCCAAAATATACATGCTTTCATACACAGCCCATTCAGTCNNNNNNNNNNNNNNNNNNNNNNNNNNNNNNNNNNNNNNNNNNNNNNNNNNNNNNNNNNNNNNNNNNNNNNNNNNNNNNNNNNNNNNNNNNNNNNNNNNNNNNNNNNNNNNNNNNNNNNNNNNNNNNNNNNNNNNNNNNNNNNNNNNNNNNNNNNNNNNNNNNNNNNNNNNNNNNNNNNNNNNNNNNNNNNNNNNNNNNNNNNNNNNNNNNNNNNNNNNNNNNNNNNNNNNNNNNNNNNNNNNNNNNNNNNNNNNNNNNNNNNNNNNNNNNNNNNNNNNNNNNNNNNNNNNNNNNNNNNNNNNNNNNNNNNNNNNNNNNNNNNNNNNNNNNNNNNNNNNNNNNNNNNNNNNNNNNNNNNNNNNNNNNNNNNNNNNNNNNNNNNNNNNNNNNNNNNNNNNNNNNNNNNNNNNNNNNNNNNNNNNNNNNNNNNNNNNNNNNNNNNNNNNNNNNNNNNNNNNNNNNNNNNNNNNNNNNNNNNNNNNNNNNNNNNNNNNNNNNNNNNNNNNNNNNNNNNNNNNNNNNNNNNNNNNNNNNNNNNNNNNNNNNNNNNNNNNNNNNNNNNNNNNNNNNNNNNNNNNNNNNNNNNNNNNNNNNNNNNNNNNNNNNNNNNNNNNNNNNNNNNNNNNNNNNNNNNNNNNNNNNNNNNNNNNNNNNNNNNNNNNNNNNNNNNNNNNNNNNNNNNNNNNNNNNNNNNNNNNNNNNNNNNNNNNNNNNNNNNNNNNNNNNNNNNNNNNNNNNNNNNNNNNNNNNNNNNNNNNNNNNNNNNNNNNNNNNNNNNNNNNNNNNNNNNNNNNNNNNNNNNNNNNNNNNNNNNNNNNNNNNNNNNNNNNNNNNNNNNNNNNNNNNNNNNNNNNNNNNNNNNNNNNNNNNNNNNNNNNNNNNNNNNNNNNNNNNNNNNNNNNNNNNNNNNNNNNNNNNNNNNNNNNNNNNNNNNNNNNNNNNNNNNNNNNNNNNNNNNNNNNNNNNNNNNNNNNNNNNNNNNNNNNNNNNNNNNNNNNNNNNNNNNNNNNNNNNNNNNNNNNNNNNNNNNNNNNNNNNNNNNNNNNNNNNNNNNNNNNNNNNNNNNNNNNNNNNNNNNNNNNNNNNNNNNNNNNNNNNNNNNNNNNNNNNNNNNNNNNNNNNNNNNNNNNNNNNNNNNNNNNNNNNNNNNNNNNNNNNNNNNNNNNNNNNNNNNNNNNNNNNNNNNNNNNNNNNNNNNNNNNNNNNNNNNNNNNNNNNNNNNNNNNNNNNNNNNNNNNNNNNNNNNNNNNNNNNNNNNNNNNNNNNNNNNNNNNNNNNNNNNNNNNNNNNNNNNNNNNNNNNNNNNNNNNNNNNNNNNNNNNNNNNNNNNNNNNNNNNNNNNNNNNNNNNNNNNNNNNNNNNNNNNNNNNNNNNNNNNNNNNNNNNNNNNNNNNNNNNNNNNNNNNNNNNNNNNNNNNNNNNNNNNNNNNNNNNNNNNNNNNNNNNNNNNNNNNNNNNNNNNNNNNNNNNNNNNNNNNNNNNNNNNNNNNNNNNNNNNNNNNNNNNNNNNNNNNNNNNNNNNNNNNNNNNNNNNNNNNNNNNNNNNNNNNNNNNNNNNNNNNNNNNNNNNNNNNNNNNNNNNNNNNNNNNNNNNNNNNNNNNNNNNNNNNNNNNNNNNNNNNNNNNNNNNNNNNNNNNNNNNNNNNNNNNNNNNNNNNNNNNNNNNNNNNNNNNNNNNNNNNNNNNNNNNNNNNNNNNNNNNNNNNNNNNNNNNNNNNNNNNNNNNNNNNNNNNNNNNNNNNNNNNNNNNNNNNNNNNNNNNNNNNNNNNNNNNNNNNNNNNNNNNNNNNNNNNNNNNNNNNNNNNNNNNNNNNNNNNNNNNNNNNNNNNNNNNNNNNNNNNNNNNNNNNNNNNNNNNNNNNNNNNNNNNNNNNNNNNNNNNNNNNNNNNNNNNNNNNNNNNNNNNNNNNNNNNNNNNNNNNNNNNNNNNNNNNNNNNNNNNNNNNNNNNNNNNNNNNNNNNNNNNNNNNNNNNNNNNNNNNNNNNNNNNNNNNNNNNNNNNNNNNNNNNNNNNNNNNNNNNNNNNNNNNNNNNNNNNNNNNNNNNNNNNNNNNNNNNNNNNNNNNNNNNNNNNNNNNNNNNNNNNNNNNNNNNNNNNNNNNNNNNNNNNNNNNNNNNNNNNNNNNNNNNNNNNNNNNNNNNNNNNNNNNNNNNNNNNNNNNNNNNNNNNNNNNNNNNNNNNNNNNNNNNNNNNNNNNNNNNNNNNNNNNNNNNNNNNNNNNNNNNNNNNNNNNNNNNNNNNNNNNNNNNNNNNNNNNNNNNNNNNNNNNNNNNNNNNNNNNNNNNNNNNNNNNNNNNNNNNNNNNNNNNNNNNNNNNNNNNNNNNNNNNNNNNNNNNNNNNNNNNNNNNNNNNNNNNNNNNNNNNNNNNNNNNNNNNNNNNNNNNNNNNNNNNNNNNNNNNNNNNNNNNNNNNNNNNNNNNNNNNNNNNNNNNNNNNNNNNNNNNNNNNNNNNNNNNNNNNNNNNNNNNNNNNNNNNNNNNNNNNNNNNNNNNNNNNNNNNNNNNNNNNNNNNNNNNNNNNNNNNNNNNNNNNNNNNNNNNNNNNNNNNNNNNNNNNNNNNNNNNNNNNNNNNNNNNNNNNNNNNNNNNNNNNNNNNNNNNNNNNNNNNNNNNNNNNNNNNNNNNNNNNNNNNNNNNNNNNNNNNNNNNNNNNNNNNNNNNNNNNNNNNNNNNNNNNNNNNNNNNNNNNNNNNNNNNNNNNNNNNNNNNNNNNNNNNNNNNNNNNNNNNNNNNNNNNNNNNNNNNNNNNNNNNNNNNNNNNNNNNNNNNNNNNNNNNNNNNNNNNNNNNNNNNNNNNNNNNNNNNNNNNNNNNNNNNNNNNNNNNNNNNNNNNNNNNNNNNNNNNNNNNNNNNNNNNNNNNNNNNNNNNNNNNNNNNNNNNNNNNNNNNNNNNNNNNNNNNNNNNNNNNNNNNNNNNNNNNNNNNNNNNNNNNNNNNNNNNNNNNNNNNNNNNNNNNNNNNNNNNNNNNNNNNNNNNNNNNNNNNNNNNNNNNNNNNNNNNNNNNNNNNNNNNNNNNNNNNNNNNNNNNNNNNNNNNNNNNNNNNNNNNNNNNNNNNNNNNNNNNNNNNNNNNNNNNNNNNNNNNNNNNNNNNNNNNNNNNNNNNNNNNNNNNNNNNNNNNNNNNNNNNNNNNNNNNNNNNNNNNNNNNNNNNNNNNNNNNNNNNNNNNNNNNNNNNNNNNNNNNNNNNNNNNNNNNNNNNNNNNNNNNNNNNNNNNNNNNNNNNNNNNNNNNNNNNNNNNNNNNNNNNNNNNNNNNNNNNNNNNNNNNNNNNNNNNNNNNNNNNNNNNNNNNNNNNNNNNNNNNNNNNNNNNNNNNNNNNNNNNNNNNNNNNNNNNNNNNNNNNNNNNNNNNNNNNNNNNNNNNNNNNNNNNNNNNNNNNNNNNNNNNNNNNNNNNNNNNNNNNNNNNNNNNNNNNNNNNNNNNNNNNNNNNNNNNNNNNNNNNNNNNNNNNNNNNNNNNNNNNNNNNNNNNNNNNNNNNNNNNNNNNNNNNNNNNNNNNNNNNNNNNNNNNNNNNNNNNNNNNNNNNNNNNNNNNNNNNNNNNNNNNNNNNNNNNNNNNNNNNNNNNNNNNNNNNNNNNNNNNNNNNNNNNNNNNNNNNNNNNNNNNNNNNNNNNNNNNNNNNNNNNNNNNNNNNNNNNNNNNNNNNNNNNNNNNNNNNNNNNNNNNNNNNNNNNNNNNNNNNNNNNNNNNNNNNNNNNNNNNNNNNNNNNNNNNNNNNNNNNNNNNNNNNNNNNNNNNNNNNNNNNNNNNNNNNNNNNNNNNNNNNNNNNNNNNNNNNNNNNNNNNNNNNNNNNNNNNNNNNNNNNNNNNNNNNNNNNNNNNNNNNNNNNNNNNNNNNNNNNNNNNNNNNNNNNNNNNNNNNNNNNNNNNNNNNNNNNNNNNNNNNNNNNNNNNNNNNNNNNNNNNNNNNNNNNNNNNNNNNNNNNNNNNNNNNNNNNNNNNNNNNNNNNNNNNNNNNNNNNNNNNNNNNNNNNNNNNNNNNNNNNNNNNNNNNNNNNNNNNNNNNNNNNNNNNNNNNNNNNNNNNNNNNNNNNNNNNNNNNNNNNNNNNNNNNNNNNNNNNNNNNNNNNNNNNNNNNNNNNNNNNNNNNNNNNNNNNNNNNNNNNNNNNNNNNNNNNNNNNNNNNNNNNNNNNNNNNNNNNNNNNNNNNNNNNNNNNNNNNNNNNNNNNNNNNNNNNNNNNNNNNNNNNNNNNNNNNNNNNNNNNNNNNNNNNNNNNNNNNNNNNNNNNNNNNNNNNNNNNNNNNNNNNNNNNNNNNNNNNNNNNNNNNNNNNNNNNNNNNNNNNNNNNNNNNNNNNNNNNNNNNNNNNNNNNNNNNNNNNNNNNNNNNNNNNNNNNNNNNNNNNNNNNNNNNNNNNNNNNNNNNNNNNNNNNNNNNNNNNNNNNNNNNNNNNNNNNNNNNNNNNNNNNNNNNNNNNNNNNNNNNNNNNNNNNNNNNNNNNNNNNNNNNNNNNNNNNNNNNNNNNNNNNNNNNNNNNNNNNNNNNNNNNNNNNNNNNNNNNNNNNNNNNNNNNNNNNNNNNNNNNNNNNNNNNNNNNNNNNNNNNNNNNNNNNNNNNNNNNNNNNNNNNNNNNNNNNNNNNNNNNNNNNNNNNNNNNNNNNNNNNNNNNNNNNNNNNNNNNNNNNNNNNNNNNNNNNNNNNNNNNNNNNNNNNNNNNNNNNNNNNNNNNNNNNNNNNNNNNNNNNNNNNNNNNNNNNNNNNNNNNNNNNNNNNNNNNNNNNNNNNNNNNNNNNNNNNNNNNNNNNNNNNNNNNNNNNNNNNNNNNNNNNNNNNNNNNNNNNNNNNNNNNNNNNNNNNNNNNNNNNNNNNNNNNNNNNNNNNNNNNNNNNNNNNNNNNNNNNNNNNNNNNNNNNNNNNNNNNNNNNNNNNNNNNNNNNNNNNNNNNNNNNNNNNNNNNNNNNNNNNNNNNNNNNNNNNNNNNNNNNNNNNNNNNNNNNNNNNNNNNNNNNNNNNNNNNNNNNNNNNNNNNNNNNNNNNNNNNNNNNNNNNNNNNNNNNNNNNNNNNNNNNNNNNNNNNNNNNNNNNNNNNNNNNNNNNNNNNNNNNNNNNNNNNNNNNNNNNNNNNNNNNNNNNNNNNNNNNNNNNNNNNNNNNNNNNNNNNNNNNNNNNNNNNNNNNNNNNNNNNNNNNNNNNNNNNNNNNNNNNNNNNNNNNNNNNNNNNNNNNNNNNNNNNNNNNNNNNNNNNNNNNNNNNNNNNNNNNNNNNNNNNNNNNNNNNNNNNNNNNNNNNNNNNNNNNNNNNNNNNNNNNNNNNNNNNNNNNNNNNNNNNNNNNNNNNNNNNNNNNNNNNNNNNNNNNNNNNNNNNNNNNNNNNNNNNNNNNNNNNNNNNNNNNNNNNNNNNNNNNNNNNNNNNNNNNNNNNNNNNNNNNNNNNNNNNNNNN is a window from the Sceloporus undulatus isolate JIND9_A2432 ecotype Alabama chromosome 1, SceUnd_v1.1, whole genome shotgun sequence genome containing:
- the LOC121921380 gene encoding LOW QUALITY PROTEIN: UDP-glucuronosyltransferase 1A1-like (The sequence of the model RefSeq protein was modified relative to this genomic sequence to represent the inferred CDS: deleted 1 base in 1 codon) — encoded protein: MRSLHIFNAGRKHSAIDKTNSILQSICQLPLWILPTFFFWSISDGGKVLVIPVDGSHWLSIHPVMEHLQQRGHEVVVVAPEANLWMKPSGSYTMKTFPVNYTTEYLKTEFQKLGHRIFARQPFLVKMTQTFEKIRNVTTLIFDNCKQLLYNKELITYLEENQFDVVFIDPVSPCGQILAEYLSLPSVYYLRGIPCGLDLEATQCPNPHSYVPKFFTGNSDHMTFNQRVKNFLVGSLEFLICYLLYSPYEVLSKEFLHRDMTVKELYSQASIWLLRYDFVFEYPRPIMPNMVFIGGINCRRESPLIQEFEAIVNQSGEHGIVVFSLGSMVSEIPMKKAMEIAEGLGTIPQTVLWRYTGETPPNLAQAPKVVKWLPQNDLLGMSGQRIKC